Proteins encoded together in one Deinococcus irradiatisoli window:
- a CDS encoding amino acid ABC transporter permease produces the protein MSDLLEGFQTVFSGQYPALLLSGLLLTVSVSLSALVVSVVIGTLLGLARFFRWPLLGGVGDAYVTVVRGIPLIVLLSVVYYGLPTLGLTLASFPAAVLSLGLYSSAYTSEIVRGGLSSVPAGQIEAARSLGLRRGQAVRHVVLPQAWRVALPALGNELISLILGSSLASAVTLQELFAQGRYITNATYRQFEVYAVLAVIYFLLTFLLTRAVRWLEIRFSRGQALPPRRVI, from the coding sequence ATGTCCGATCTCCTCGAGGGCTTCCAAACCGTTTTCTCCGGGCAGTATCCGGCGCTGCTCCTGAGCGGCCTGCTGCTGACCGTCTCGGTGAGCCTCTCGGCCCTGGTGGTCAGTGTGGTGATCGGCACCCTGCTGGGCCTGGCGCGCTTTTTTCGCTGGCCGCTGCTGGGCGGCGTCGGCGACGCCTACGTCACGGTGGTGCGCGGCATTCCGCTGATCGTGCTGCTGAGCGTGGTGTATTACGGCTTGCCCACCCTGGGCCTCACCCTGGCGAGTTTTCCGGCGGCGGTGCTGTCGCTGGGCCTGTACTCCTCGGCCTACACCTCCGAGATCGTGCGCGGCGGCCTGAGCAGCGTGCCCGCCGGCCAGATCGAAGCGGCCCGCAGCCTGGGCCTGCGCCGGGGCCAGGCGGTGCGGCACGTGGTGCTGCCGCAGGCCTGGCGGGTGGCGCTGCCCGCGCTGGGCAACGAACTGATCTCCTTGATTCTGGGCAGCAGTCTGGCGAGCGCCGTGACTTTGCAGGAACTGTTCGCGCAGGGGCGCTACATCACCAACGCCACCTACCGCCAGTTCGAGGTCTACGCGGTGCTGGCGGTGATTTATTTCCTGCTGACCTTTCTGCTCACCCGCGCGGTGCGCTGGCTGGAAATCCGCTTCTCGCGCGGTCAGGCGCTCCCACCCCGGCGGGTGATCTGA
- a CDS encoding 2,3-bisphosphoglycerate-independent phosphoglycerate mutase: MIDTIRELAKKTDEKILMVVLDGVGGLPMALGGDTELATAKTPNLDALAAESQLGLVELVGAGITPGSGPGHLSLFGYDPIKFVVGRGALSAVGIGVKLNAGDVAVRGNFATLEGDRIIKDRRAGRPSDEKNAEIVKKLRAGIQSIDGIPVEIYTESEHRFVVVFRAQGTPLGANLSDVDPQATGVQPMTAEAHDEASQTTAQLVNRFVQQAEALLKDETQVNGVLFRGYSDVPHFPSFDDIYQLNAACIASYPMYKGLASLVGMDVLEVEGEEDALSGKVEALKQAWGEYDFFYFHIKKTDSTGEDGDFKAKVKKVELFDALLPELLALEPDVLCIVGDHSTPSKLATHSWHPVPLLIRSPYGRKDLAQRYTEDEALRGSLGLRKGTDIMPLLMANALKLQKYGA; encoded by the coding sequence ATGATTGACACCATCCGTGAACTGGCCAAGAAAACCGACGAGAAGATTCTGATGGTCGTGCTCGACGGCGTGGGCGGCCTGCCGATGGCCCTCGGCGGCGACACCGAACTGGCGACGGCCAAGACCCCCAACCTCGACGCGCTGGCCGCCGAGTCGCAGCTGGGCCTGGTGGAACTGGTGGGCGCCGGCATCACCCCCGGCTCCGGCCCGGGCCACCTGAGCCTGTTCGGCTACGACCCGATCAAGTTCGTGGTGGGCCGGGGCGCGCTGAGCGCGGTGGGCATCGGGGTGAAGCTGAATGCCGGCGACGTGGCGGTGCGCGGCAACTTCGCCACCCTGGAGGGCGACCGGATCATCAAGGACCGCCGCGCCGGGCGGCCCAGCGATGAGAAGAACGCCGAGATCGTGAAAAAACTCCGGGCCGGCATCCAGAGCATCGACGGCATTCCGGTGGAAATCTACACCGAGAGCGAGCACCGCTTCGTGGTGGTGTTCCGGGCGCAGGGCACGCCGCTGGGCGCCAACCTCAGCGACGTGGACCCGCAGGCGACCGGCGTGCAGCCGATGACCGCCGAGGCCCACGACGAGGCCAGCCAGACCACCGCCCAGCTGGTCAACCGCTTCGTGCAGCAGGCCGAGGCCCTCCTCAAGGATGAAACGCAGGTCAACGGCGTGCTGTTCCGGGGCTACTCGGACGTGCCGCACTTTCCCAGCTTCGACGACATCTACCAGCTCAACGCCGCCTGCATCGCTTCGTACCCGATGTACAAGGGACTGGCCTCGCTGGTCGGCATGGACGTGCTGGAGGTCGAGGGCGAGGAAGACGCCCTCAGCGGCAAGGTCGAGGCGCTCAAGCAGGCCTGGGGCGAGTACGACTTCTTTTACTTCCACATCAAGAAGACCGATTCCACCGGCGAGGACGGCGACTTCAAGGCCAAGGTCAAGAAAGTCGAGCTGTTCGACGCCCTGCTGCCCGAACTGCTGGCGCTGGAGCCCGACGTGCTGTGCATCGTGGGCGACCACAGCACCCCCAGCAAGCTCGCCACCCACTCGTGGCATCCGGTGCCGCTGCTGATTCGCAGCCCGTACGGTCGCAAGGACCTGGCCCAGCGCTACACCGAGGACGAAGCGCTCCGGGGCAGCCTGGGCCTCAGGAAAGGCACCGATATCATGCCGCTGCTGATGGCCAACGCGCTGAAGTTGCAAAAGTACGGCGCCTGA
- a CDS encoding ROK family protein, with protein sequence MTTQQPQREQTQRVSIGVDVGGTKIATGVLRGEELHDRHVQPTPETGWPAVLDAIASQIQLLQAQHPDAVAVGVGVPGPLTADRMGVKFAPNIYGFTDVPLVAGLRERLGQTVVLENDAKAAALAEAGLGAARGTSSSVYITVSTGIGSGIVIGGRIWRGHNGVAGEFGHVTVLPGGPVSGAGLDGALEAVASGTAIARDASYALNREVSTAEAFALAQTGNPQARRVVEQAMKHIGVAIADIQKLLDPEVFVIGGGVAAVGDYFFENVNKAAQEYGSAFAPVEIRRAQLAGDAGVIGAALSAHEG encoded by the coding sequence GTGACCACACAGCAACCTCAAAGAGAGCAAACGCAGCGGGTCAGCATCGGCGTGGACGTGGGCGGCACCAAGATCGCCACCGGGGTGCTGCGCGGCGAGGAGCTGCACGACCGCCACGTGCAGCCCACCCCCGAAACCGGCTGGCCGGCGGTGCTCGACGCCATCGCCAGCCAGATTCAGCTGCTTCAGGCTCAGCACCCCGACGCCGTGGCGGTGGGCGTGGGCGTGCCGGGGCCGCTGACCGCCGACCGAATGGGCGTCAAGTTCGCGCCGAACATCTACGGCTTTACCGACGTGCCGCTGGTGGCCGGGCTGCGTGAGCGCCTGGGCCAGACGGTGGTGCTCGAAAACGACGCCAAGGCCGCCGCGCTGGCCGAGGCGGGGCTGGGCGCGGCGCGCGGCACCAGCAGCAGCGTCTACATCACCGTCTCCACCGGCATCGGCAGCGGCATCGTCATCGGCGGGCGCATCTGGCGCGGCCACAACGGGGTGGCCGGCGAGTTCGGCCACGTCACGGTGCTGCCCGGCGGTCCGGTCAGCGGCGCGGGCCTCGACGGCGCCCTGGAAGCGGTCGCCAGCGGCACCGCCATCGCGCGCGACGCCAGCTACGCCCTCAACCGCGAGGTCAGCACCGCCGAGGCCTTCGCGCTGGCCCAGACCGGCAATCCGCAGGCCCGGCGGGTGGTCGAGCAGGCCATGAAGCACATCGGGGTGGCGATCGCCGACATCCAGAAGCTGCTCGACCCGGAAGTCTTCGTGATCGGCGGCGGGGTGGCGGCGGTGGGCGACTACTTTTTCGAGAACGTCAACAAAGCGGCCCAGGAGTACGGCTCGGCCTTCGCCCCGGTCGAGATTCGCCGCGCCCAGCTGGCCGGCGACGCGGGCGTGATCGGCGCGGCGCTCTCGGCGCACGAGGGCTGA
- a CDS encoding AzlD domain-containing protein yields the protein MSTLLTLLGMWAVTYAARLIGLGLGGVRLPPFWLAFLRFVPISVFVALIVPGISTSQDWPQQVLACAVGAALLWRTRALIWGILGGFAVYWLLRQIW from the coding sequence ATGAGTACCCTGCTGACCTTGCTGGGCATGTGGGCCGTGACCTACGCGGCCCGGCTGATCGGGCTGGGTCTGGGCGGGGTGCGGCTGCCACCCTTCTGGCTGGCCTTCCTGCGCTTTGTGCCGATCAGCGTGTTCGTGGCGCTGATCGTGCCGGGCATCAGCACCAGCCAGGACTGGCCGCAGCAGGTGCTGGCCTGCGCGGTGGGGGCCGCGCTGCTCTGGCGCACCCGGGCGCTGATCTGGGGCATCCTGGGCGGCTTCGCGGTGTACTGGTTGCTGCGGCAGATATGGTAA
- a CDS encoding DinB family protein: MAKVWEYLFLNGEFAPRAHILAGLTLAQVGARPAGAPHSIYEELWHTEMWQRIVLERDAAATRLWEDDVLFPPQAAPPDLPSWQELVGAFLASSERAVELSQDEAWLDTPQGADNPGFTWRDALSQLAVHNAYHLGRIVLLRQLLGCWSPFPKPPLADDVDP; the protein is encoded by the coding sequence ATGGCGAAGGTCTGGGAGTACCTCTTTCTCAACGGTGAATTCGCGCCGCGCGCCCATATCCTGGCTGGGCTGACCCTGGCGCAGGTCGGCGCCCGGCCGGCCGGAGCGCCCCACAGCATCTATGAGGAGCTGTGGCACACCGAGATGTGGCAGCGCATCGTTCTGGAGCGCGACGCTGCGGCCACCCGACTGTGGGAGGATGACGTGCTCTTTCCGCCTCAGGCGGCGCCCCCGGACCTGCCGAGCTGGCAGGAACTGGTCGGTGCGTTTCTGGCTTCTTCGGAACGCGCTGTCGAACTGAGCCAGGACGAGGCCTGGCTGGACACCCCGCAGGGCGCCGACAATCCAGGCTTCACCTGGAGAGATGCTTTGAGTCAGCTCGCGGTGCACAACGCCTATCACCTGGGCAGGATCGTTCTGCTGCGGCAACTGCTGGGGTGCTGGAGCCCGTTTCCCAAGCCGCCGCTTGCGGACGATGTCGACCCTTAA
- a CDS encoding SAM-dependent methyltransferase, whose protein sequence is MSLSLQNAADRRSPPQALFTTRRLLTLLFGPAVQRQFHVRYWDGTLEGPPRPTPATLVLKVPQALRRMLLPPSDLALGEAYIFGDFDVEGNLEHLLAQAVSLGDKLLNPLVAAQVFALLLGLPGEPRPAPRPAFESRNPAHTKDRDASAIRYHYDVGNDFYATWLDEKMVYSCAYFATGEETLEEAQTIKLDRICRKLRLKEGEHLLDIGCGWGGLAIYAAKNYGVRVTGITLSPAQAEVARARAEAAGVGDKVSIEIRDYRDLEPTTRYDKVASVGMFEHVGLAKMPQYFAQIYRLLKPGGLVLNHGIVKEITPAFVHWGFGLLERYLNSRSFIQNYVFPDGELSRLSEVNLRAEHAGFEIRDAENMREHYALTLREWVRRLETHHQELLDRGLVDEVTYRIWRLYMSGSAQSFAAGRIGVVQTLLAKPWPGGEAGLPLNRRDIELERA, encoded by the coding sequence CTTGCTGACGCTGCTGTTCGGCCCCGCCGTGCAGCGCCAATTCCACGTGCGCTACTGGGACGGCACCCTGGAAGGCCCGCCCCGGCCTACGCCCGCCACGCTGGTGCTCAAGGTGCCCCAGGCGCTGCGGCGGATGCTGCTGCCGCCCTCGGACCTGGCCCTCGGTGAGGCCTACATCTTCGGCGATTTCGATGTCGAGGGCAATCTGGAGCACCTGCTGGCGCAGGCGGTCTCGCTCGGCGACAAACTGCTCAACCCGCTCGTCGCCGCCCAAGTGTTCGCGCTGCTGCTGGGCCTGCCCGGCGAGCCCCGCCCCGCGCCGCGCCCGGCCTTCGAGAGCAGGAACCCGGCACATACCAAGGACCGCGATGCGAGCGCCATCCGCTACCACTACGACGTGGGCAACGACTTCTACGCCACCTGGCTCGACGAAAAGATGGTGTATTCCTGCGCCTATTTCGCCACCGGAGAGGAAACGCTCGAAGAAGCCCAGACCATCAAGCTCGACCGGATCTGCCGCAAGTTGCGCCTCAAGGAAGGCGAGCATCTGCTCGATATCGGCTGCGGCTGGGGCGGGCTGGCGATCTACGCTGCCAAAAACTACGGCGTGCGGGTCACCGGCATTACCCTCAGCCCAGCGCAGGCCGAGGTGGCGCGGGCGCGGGCCGAGGCGGCCGGCGTCGGCGACAAGGTCAGCATCGAGATTCGCGATTACCGCGACCTGGAGCCGACCACCCGCTACGACAAGGTGGCGAGCGTGGGCATGTTCGAGCACGTCGGCCTGGCCAAAATGCCGCAGTATTTCGCCCAGATCTACCGCCTGCTCAAGCCCGGCGGTCTGGTGCTCAATCACGGCATCGTCAAGGAGATCACCCCGGCCTTCGTGCACTGGGGCTTCGGTTTGCTGGAGCGCTACCTCAACAGCCGTTCGTTCATCCAGAACTACGTGTTTCCCGACGGCGAACTGAGCCGCCTGAGCGAAGTGAACCTGCGCGCCGAGCACGCCGGCTTCGAGATTCGCGACGCCGAGAACATGCGCGAGCACTACGCCCTGACCCTGCGCGAGTGGGTCCGGCGGCTCGAAACCCACCACCAGGAGCTGCTGGATCGCGGTCTGGTCGATGAAGTCACTTACCGCATCTGGCGCCTGTACATGTCCGGCAGCGCCCAGTCGTTCGCCGCCGGGCGCATCGGGGTGGTGCAGACGCTGCTCGCCAAGCCCTGGCCGGGCGGTGAGGCCGGGTTGCCGCTAAATCGCCGCGACATCGAGCTGGAGCGGGCCTAG
- a CDS encoding AzlC family ABC transporter permease, protein MTAPAPRPVRPFLAGFRAILPLWLGVAPFAAAYAVTARAAGLSVWETQWMSLSVFAGSSQLAAAGLFGQAAAPLGIIATTAVLNVRHVLYGLSLAQRLPLGWPQRLLAAQFLTDEAYGVALNAPALSFGYLLGAELSLYAVWNLFTLLGALLGSLVPDPQALGVGIIFPLAYLGLLIPQLRAMGSDGRVAAAVVLISALLAWMLPKLLPGGLVVLLTGVLGALAGAWLSTRWVARP, encoded by the coding sequence ATGACTGCTCCCGCGCCGCGACCTGTCCGCCCCTTTCTCGCCGGCTTTAGGGCCATCCTGCCGCTGTGGCTGGGCGTGGCGCCGTTTGCCGCCGCCTACGCGGTCACGGCCCGCGCCGCTGGGCTGAGCGTCTGGGAAACGCAGTGGATGAGCCTGAGCGTCTTTGCCGGCAGTTCCCAGCTCGCCGCCGCCGGCCTCTTCGGGCAGGCCGCCGCGCCGCTGGGCATTATCGCCACCACGGCGGTGCTCAATGTGCGCCACGTGCTCTATGGCCTGAGTCTGGCCCAGCGCCTGCCGCTCGGCTGGCCCCAGCGCCTGCTGGCCGCCCAGTTTCTCACCGACGAGGCTTACGGGGTGGCCCTCAATGCGCCGGCGCTGAGCTTCGGGTACCTGCTGGGCGCCGAACTCAGCCTGTACGCGGTCTGGAACCTCTTCACGCTGCTGGGCGCCTTGCTCGGCTCCCTGGTGCCGGACCCGCAGGCGCTGGGGGTGGGCATCATCTTTCCGCTGGCCTACCTGGGCCTGCTGATTCCGCAGCTGCGGGCCATGGGCAGCGACGGGCGCGTCGCAGCGGCGGTGGTGCTGATCTCGGCGCTGCTGGCCTGGATGTTGCCGAAGCTGCTGCCCGGCGGGCTGGTAGTGCTGCTCACCGGGGTGCTGGGCGCGCTGGCCGGCGCCTGGCTGAGCACCCGCTGGGTGGCGCGGCCATGA
- a CDS encoding S53 family peptidase codes for MADDQTETAPPPQPLGGSVRTLPQNARPLGPTPPESELDVTLRLRGPQMQPRLQAAPMSREAFARQYGASESDIARVEQFAHDHELSVVEVSAARRSVILRGTAAQLQGAFGVSLTLYGAGSVTFRGRSGPVNLPPELQGVVEGVFGLDNRPQAHPQFRLAAPVGQPGVAFPHAASSSFTPPELAELYGFPAGDGAGQTIAILELGGGYRKADLKAYFAGLGLPTPRVTAVSVDGGRNAPSHDPGSADGEVMLDIEVAGAIAPGAHIAVYFAPNTDAGFLNALTTAVHDARRKPSIVSISWGAAEPQWTLQAMQAMNSAFQEAAMLGVTVLCAAGDDGSGDRVGDGLAHADFPASSPWATACGGTRLEAAAGQITREVVWNEPGHGATGGGVSEVFGLPDYQQGAGVPPSVNPGHPVGRGVPDISAVADPLTGYQVRVDGQNMVIGGTSAVSPLWAGLVARLNARLGRPLGFLNPLLYLNTPVRDIVDGNNGAYAAGQGWDACTGLGSPDGAKLAALDGTVR; via the coding sequence ATGGCCGACGATCAGACAGAGACTGCGCCGCCTCCACAACCGCTCGGCGGCAGCGTCCGCACGCTGCCCCAGAACGCCCGGCCGCTCGGCCCGACGCCGCCGGAAAGCGAACTCGACGTGACTTTGCGCCTGCGCGGACCGCAGATGCAGCCGCGCCTGCAAGCCGCGCCGATGAGCCGCGAAGCGTTTGCCCGCCAATACGGCGCCTCGGAAAGCGACATCGCCCGGGTGGAGCAGTTCGCCCATGACCACGAACTGAGCGTGGTGGAAGTCAGCGCCGCCCGCCGCAGCGTCATTCTGCGCGGCACGGCGGCGCAACTTCAGGGCGCGTTCGGCGTGTCGCTGACCCTGTACGGCGCCGGCAGCGTGACGTTCCGGGGGCGCAGCGGCCCGGTGAACCTGCCGCCGGAGCTTCAGGGCGTGGTGGAGGGCGTGTTCGGCCTCGACAACCGCCCGCAGGCGCATCCGCAGTTTCGGCTGGCCGCGCCGGTGGGCCAGCCGGGCGTGGCCTTTCCACACGCCGCCAGCAGCAGTTTCACGCCGCCCGAACTCGCCGAACTCTACGGCTTTCCGGCTGGCGACGGGGCCGGGCAGACCATCGCCATCCTCGAACTCGGCGGCGGTTACCGCAAGGCCGACCTCAAGGCCTACTTCGCCGGTCTGGGCCTGCCCACGCCCCGGGTCACGGCCGTGAGCGTGGACGGCGGCCGCAACGCGCCCAGCCACGACCCCGGCAGCGCCGACGGCGAGGTGATGCTCGACATCGAGGTGGCGGGGGCCATCGCGCCCGGCGCGCACATCGCGGTGTATTTCGCGCCCAACACCGACGCCGGGTTTCTCAACGCCCTCACCACCGCCGTGCACGACGCCCGGCGCAAACCCAGCATCGTGTCGATCAGCTGGGGCGCGGCCGAACCGCAGTGGACCCTGCAGGCGATGCAGGCGATGAACAGCGCTTTTCAGGAAGCGGCCATGCTGGGCGTCACGGTGCTGTGCGCGGCCGGCGACGACGGCTCCGGCGACCGGGTGGGCGACGGGCTGGCCCACGCCGACTTTCCGGCATCGAGTCCCTGGGCCACGGCCTGCGGCGGCACCCGGCTGGAAGCGGCGGCCGGGCAGATTACCCGCGAGGTGGTCTGGAACGAGCCGGGGCACGGCGCCACCGGGGGCGGGGTAAGCGAGGTGTTCGGCCTGCCCGACTACCAGCAGGGCGCCGGGGTGCCGCCCTCGGTCAATCCCGGCCACCCGGTCGGGCGCGGCGTGCCGGACATCTCGGCGGTGGCCGATCCGCTCACCGGCTACCAGGTCCGCGTCGACGGGCAGAACATGGTCATCGGCGGCACCAGCGCCGTGTCGCCGCTGTGGGCCGGGCTGGTGGCGCGGCTGAACGCCCGGCTGGGCCGCCCGCTGGGGTTTCTCAACCCTCTGCTGTACCTGAATACCCCGGTGCGCGACATCGTGGACGGCAACAACGGCGCCTACGCCGCCGGCCAGGGCTGGGACGCCTGCACCGGCCTGGGCAGCCCCGACGGCGCCAAACTCGCGGCGCTGGACGGCACAGTGCGGTAG
- the surE gene encoding 5'/3'-nucleotidase SurE: MTSSPTARKRVLIANDDGIFSPGIKALALAVAAVAEVYVVAPDVEQSGVGHGITFRRPLRFKHTAAAGFGDIPAYRVDGTPADCVVLGVNLLGRPDMVVSGINLGANMGDDLTHSGTVAAAIEGVSLGLPAIALSQISAGGEYDFAPGAEYAAKLVAQVLEHGLPPRTFLNVNIPPQIKGACVTRLSDHRYEDTLITRHDPEGREYHWVSGKPRAEYASDTDFGAVEDGYVSVTPIRLDLTARDLIGAVSAYLPGV, encoded by the coding sequence ATGACTTCCTCCCCTACTGCGCGCAAACGCGTGCTGATCGCCAACGACGACGGCATCTTCTCGCCCGGCATCAAAGCGCTGGCGCTGGCCGTCGCTGCCGTCGCCGAGGTCTACGTGGTCGCGCCGGACGTGGAGCAAAGCGGCGTGGGCCACGGCATCACCTTCCGGCGGCCGCTGCGCTTCAAGCACACGGCGGCGGCCGGTTTCGGCGACATTCCGGCCTACCGGGTCGACGGCACGCCGGCCGACTGCGTGGTGCTGGGCGTCAATTTGCTGGGCCGCCCCGACATGGTGGTCAGCGGCATCAACCTCGGCGCCAACATGGGCGACGACCTGACCCATTCCGGCACGGTGGCGGCGGCCATCGAGGGGGTGTCGCTGGGCCTGCCGGCCATCGCCCTGAGCCAGATCAGCGCCGGCGGCGAGTACGATTTCGCGCCCGGCGCCGAGTACGCCGCCAAACTGGTGGCGCAGGTGCTCGAGCACGGCCTGCCGCCGCGCACCTTTCTCAACGTCAACATTCCGCCGCAGATCAAGGGCGCGTGCGTCACCCGGCTCTCGGATCACCGCTACGAGGACACCCTGATCACCCGCCACGACCCGGAGGGCCGCGAGTACCACTGGGTGTCGGGCAAACCGCGCGCCGAGTACGCCAGCGACACCGATTTCGGCGCGGTGGAAGACGGGTACGTCAGCGTCACCCCGATTCGCCTGGACCTGACTGCGCGCGACCTGATCGGCGCGGTGTCGGCGTACCTGCCCGGCGTGTGA
- a CDS encoding ArsC/Spx/MgsR family protein, giving the protein MPEVTVQMFGLKKSAATRAAERFFKERRVKVHFVDLASKPISKGELARFQQKFGPDGVLDKAGKAYEESGLPYLRLSEEGFLSKLAEFPAALKLPLVRGGKVLAVGEDPESWRKMLESEPD; this is encoded by the coding sequence ATGCCTGAAGTCACGGTGCAGATGTTCGGTCTCAAGAAATCGGCGGCCACCCGCGCCGCCGAGCGTTTTTTCAAGGAGCGGCGCGTCAAGGTGCATTTCGTGGACCTGGCCAGCAAGCCGATCAGCAAAGGCGAACTGGCCCGCTTTCAGCAGAAGTTCGGTCCCGACGGCGTGCTCGACAAGGCCGGCAAGGCCTACGAGGAATCGGGCCTGCCGTACCTGCGCTTATCGGAAGAGGGCTTTCTGAGCAAGCTGGCCGAGTTTCCCGCCGCCCTCAAGCTGCCGCTGGTGCGCGGCGGCAAGGTCCTGGCGGTCGGCGAAGACCCGGAGAGCTGGCGCAAGATGCTGGAGTCAGAACCTGACTAG